TCCCCATCCCAACTCCCTTCCAGCAGCCCAGGGGTATGGGCACAAGGAATGTTCATAACAAAGAAACTAACTTAAAAGTAGGAACTTcagggttttttaaaatctctttttcttgtctctcttGTCCAGGAGATCAAAGGGCCTCACGTTGGGAGAACAAACGCTgaagaaaaaggcaaatgaaagaagaaaagttcaCACTTGGGGCTGAGAAACAGATGGTGTGGAGGGTTGGGTGGAGTGGAGCCTTGACTCCCCAACCCCCCTCAgacggtgggggaggggtggggagatgctCCTCAGAAACCTTGACTTGAGAAGAATTCTCTCTCCTATGAAGACTCAAGGGGAGAAGATTCTCTTTAGATTTTAATTGGCCGAACGGGAGATTCCTCTTGAGATGGTCTTGGTAAATCGAGGTCTGGGGGTGGAGGGTTTTCCAGTTCTGAGGAAAATGCGCTGTCAGGTCTCCTGGTGAATCCAATTCCCctcatcccccatccccccacgctATGAAAAATCCACCTTTCTACAAACCACAGTGGAATCTATGAGTGAAGCCGTTTGGCATCTCTTCTGGAAAGCTGAGCAATGAACACCATCAACTTAATTCAATagcagaaaaatgtgtttttgtttgtttgttttaccatcCTCTCTTTTTAATTATAACAGGAAAATGCACAGTGATCTTTTCTTTCTCGGTCTAAATGCCTTCCGGACTAAATGTCTTCGGTGTAGACCAGTTTGGGGCTTGAGGTTCGAAGTGGGACTTAGAGGAGTGCAAAGTGGGAAAGAGGTGAAGATCTTTGCATCTCAAGAGATGGGAGACTCAGAATTTTTGTGGATTATTTCCAGCCAGTCCCTCAGTTAACAGAATTGATTTGTCCCTCACCCTTCCCTGGGGGAATTTCATGGTTCCTTCTTGGTGATGACCAAAATCAAATGGTCAGCCTCCCCTTTTCCTCCTGTACCCTCCATTAGGCTTCCCCCAGGACCTGTCAGCCCCACCCTGAGGCCCAACTCCACCAGCCCTGTAGTCTTGCCCTAACCACTGCTCCTTCCTTGCCCTGTGTTCCTGCCCATTTGCAGGTCCAGAGGTTGGAGGAGCCATGAATACCCCAAACAGAAGACTCCACTGGCTTCCCATAAATGGCTCCAAGCAAGGGGCGTTTTATTTCCACAGACACTTGCTCTGTCCCCTTTTAGGGGTGACCCTTTTAGGGAGGCCAACCTTGGTAGCAATTTCAATTTAATGTAGAGAGAAGCAGttaataagtgtgtgtgtgtgtgtgtgtgtgtgtggtttcagCCTCTGGGAAAGCTAGGCTTCCTCTAGCAACAcacttcccctcctctccagcgGGGCTGGGAAGTTATTGATAACGTAGCCTCTCCTATAATGGCACCGTTTTCATTAGGAAGCAAACGCTCAGCGTTTCCTACAGACAATTCTCGTCCTTTTGACCAGCTCTCTTCCTTTGAGGTCAAAAATGAAATAGATGGGGTGGATCGGCACCCCCTTGCTCTCACACCACGGCtgcccccctgcctccccagctgtCGGGGTTCTTGCGGCCTTTGGACTCCCCGGGAATCAATATTCGGGGCCCGAGCCCGCAGGCCCGTGTCAGCTCAAGGGCGGGTGAGGAGGGCGGCTTGTTGGCCATCACGGAGCTTCCTGAGCCCCGGGGGCCCCCCACCTCCGCCGACCAAAGGTTTGTCAGTGGGACCGGCCCGAGACAATAGCTGCCCCCGCGGGCTCGCTGTTGGCTTGTTTGGAAAGCCTAGAGGCGCTTGGAGGTAAAAAGGTCAGCGCGGGATTGGGGTTTACTCCGGCCCTCTGGCCCTCCGCCCTCCCCCCGTCCTCCAGCTGGGCCCGCTGGGCCGGCTACCTGCCCGCCTCCCGAGACCCAGCCCACCCCATCCAGCCCCGTGGCCGCCGCCTCCCCGCTGCCATCCAGCGCCCGGGGACTCTGGACGTTCACCTTGAGCCCGGGGATGGCCCTCTGGAGGCGGCCGGCTAAGGCTAGTCTCCCTGCTACTCTGGCTTCCCTTGTCCCCACGTTCTGGTCCCCCGTTGGTGGAACGGCTCTGCGATGGGGGCGGGAGTGGGCCGggcgagggtgggggtggggggtaaccTGTGTGCCAGTCTGCAGTTTGTCAGGGACCCACCCTCTGACATTTTCTGAGCGAGGGGCTGGAGCACATTCCACAGCCTCCGGACCCCCCAGTTCACTCCATCAACATTTCTTGAAGGCCCACTGTATGCCAGGCCTGGCTCTGGGCCTGcggagagaaagcaggggagaggggtagagggctGTTGCCTTCCCCCACACTTCCTCCTCTGTTTTACACCTTTTCTGTTCTCTCCAAACGAgcagtttctctcttttcctgccttcctctcaaGACTCTCTCTGGACCTGGaccatttccttctcctcccccatcttttcccttctctctttcctggttCCTCCAATGACCCAAGGACTGACTACTGTTAGACCTGGAGGCTGAGGCCCAGTTCTGCTTGGGACCCACCCAGTAAGTCCTTCTCTTTATCCAGCTGAGATCTCACAGTTCAAATCTTTCCAGCCCAACCAGCTTTCACCaatgcttcccccatctctctcgaGGGCTCTTGGAGTAGGAAGCCTCCTCTACCCGAGGCAGAAGAGGAGAAGCAGTTGGGAAGAGGGGAAAACACAGACTTTATTGAAATGAGGTAGCTGGAGGTACAGAGAGAACCCAGTTTGCTTGGGGCTCAGGTTTCCAGAAACTCAGGTGGTGCCCCCACTGTTTCCAAGGTCCGGAGAAAGGCTTGCTGCTGCTAGGAGCTCTCGCTGCACCTGGACCTCCCCAGGCTGCCTCGGGGGTAGAGGTGGAGATCGGGAGGAGGGTCCTGGGTTTTCCAGGAGGCAATAAATAGGGGAGGAACTAGCCGGGGCGTGCCTGCGCCATCCTGGTAGAGGCTTGCTGGGGGCAGGCCTCGAACAACGTTCCAGAAGTCTCCGGAGTACCAAGTTCCAAAACACTTTGGTGGCTTAGAGATGAGGTCGCTGGTGGGAGGAGGCAGGTCTCAGAAAACAACCTCTGGAGGCTGCGTTAGTGCAATACAAATGTGCCAGGAGGGGGTTAATAAGgttagatgggggggggggtgtttttgGTCTGTCACAAGGCAGCTGGTGTTATTGTAAGGTCTGTGGTGACGGAAGAGATTAAGCATCAGTCCTATGCCTGCACCCAAAAGCCTCCCCCAAGAGACACTTCAAGGCCTTCCCTCTGTGCCAGCCTAGAATGGGGGAGTTGGGATCCCAGCACAGAAGAGTCCTCGCGGCTCAAAGGCACTGAACTGAATACGAGGAAgttggaagggaaaggagaattcGGGAGGATGACGCTTGCTCCTACCCCACCCACGTGCTGATCCCCAGATGAAAGGCGGAAGGGAAGCCTTTCCGTCCAGAGTTGACAGGGTTCCGCATCGTCGTCTCCCAGGTCTCGGGTCCTATAGAGTCCCCAGCCAGCAACACCCCGCCCAGACCAGAGGAAAGTGTTTCCCTATTCTCCCCAGCTGTAACCTGGCGCCCCTGCCTTGGTGAGGGTCGCCCGACGCCTGGGTTCGGAAGAGCGGAGGAGCCCCCACGGTTGGTGAGGTTTCTTTCAGGAGGTGATGGAGCTGGGCGAGGCCTCCGGGGAGGTGCACGTCGACTGGTCTGATGCGTCTCCAGTCGCCTCCCTGGGACAGCCCGGAGGGGCTGGGGGCATCCGGCCTCCCTCCCGCTCGCGCTTCTTCTGCTTCATGCGCCGGTTCTGGAACCAAATCTTGACCTGCGTCTCGTTGAGCTCCAGGGTGGCGGCGATCTCCACCCTCCGGGCGCGGCTCAGGTACTTGTTGAAGTGGAACTCCTTCTCCAGCTCGGTCAGCTGCCGCGTGGTGAAGTTGGTGCGGAGGCCGCCGGGCGCGCCCAGGCCCAGCTCCGACACCTTGGCTAGGGGCGGGGCGGGAGAAAGGGCCGCGTCAGCTCTCTcgccccctctcccctgcccctctcctcctcccggGCCAGCTCTGCACCCCCAACGTCTGTCCAGCTTAGCTCTCAACGTGCCCTTGGATCGCCAGACACCCCCAAGGTGACCTCCAAATTCAGACGGACCCCGACACTTCCGTCCCCCACCCGGCACGGGGtgcagagatgaggaagcaggggTGTGTGCAGACTTCCCTGCAGGGTAGCCGGGCACTCCCTGGGTGGGAAAAGCCCTGCTGACCTGAGACGGGGGCGAAGTACTCTCACCTGCCCCCACCGGGGCGGCTCCACCTGTCCTACCAGCCCAGGCTGGGGGCACCCTCCTGTCTTTGAGCCCCGGAGAGGAGGTGACCACTCCTGACTCCTACCTGTCTTGGGGGGATTCCTCTTAACCTTCATCCAGTCGAAGGTCCTGGCCGTGGGGGTGCTGGGTTCTGACGGGCAGGGCGATTCCTTGTCCTCCGAGAGGAGCTCAGCATAGGCCGATGCAAAGCTCGCTGTCTGCTCGTTCCCGAAAGGGGGCTGCGGGGGAGGGTACGGCCCCGGGCCCGCTCCACCGGTTCCATAGCCGTCGGACAGGCCCCCTAGCTGGGCCCCATAGCTCGAAGGATGATAATAGCTTCCATCTCCTTCGGGTTGGCCCAGAGGATAGTACTGAGAGGGCCCATAGCTGGGGCTGCAGGCCGCCGGGGCGTACCCCGAGGTCGCGGAGCTGGGGAAGGGCACCCCGAGCGCCGAAGGCGGCTGCGGGGTGGGATAGCCTGAGTTCTGCTGGAGCGCGGGGCTGGGGAGTCCCCCACCATAGCGGGTCTCGCCTGCGTAGCTGTCAACAGCCGGAGCCgagctgggagggaaggaggtaggGGCGCTGTGGGCGCTGTGGGCGCTGTGGGCGCTGTAGGCGCTGGGTCCCCGGTTACAGAGTGGGTACTCTAAGAAGGAGTTCATCCTATTATAGTCCATGCGTGGAGGCCGCAGGAGGGTCGGCCCGTTTGGGGGAGACACCCTCTTGCCCTACAACCTTTCGGCAGTATGTCACAGCGCTGAAGCCTGCATCCATGGCCCGGCCCAGCTCGCTTGGGCCAGGGCTCCCCCAggaagggggtagggagtgggggtggaggggcgcaTGTGATCTCTCCCAGGCCAATGGGCGCAGCGGGCCAGAGTTTGGCAGCCCCAGCGCCCATCCATCACCCCCCAAGCATTAGCATGACAAAGACACTTCAATCACCCGCAGCCCATCCATCTGAGAGCGACGTGGAAGCGTCAAAAACATCTTTCTTCAAAGACTTTTGGAAAGAagggaccagagggagagggggtaAAAGTTAGAGGAATATTCAAGACTTtcctcccctcccaacccccaaggCTTTCAATAGGCTCCTGGGTTATTAGATTTGGACAAATTCAACCCAGCTGCCCCtcactcctcccacccccaaaagagctcccccaccccaaggctGTAGACTGGGAGGTGGGCAATCCAGCCTCCTTACTTTGCCCAAAACTCCCACCCCGGTCTGCTTTTCCCGATTTATCTTGGGGTGATGGGCTAAGACAGTGGGGGAAGGTGTGTTATCTCGGGCCAAATGGATAACTGTGAAGGAAGAGGGTGCAAAACACCCAAGGGTGGGCCAGGGTCTAGAGTCTAGAGGAAGAATTCATTAACGGAGAGGTGGGAAATGCATCTCAGGGAGCAAGGCAGTATGACAGAAATGTGGAGAGGAGGATGAGAAACGCCCCATTTCTCTTTCCAGCTCTCCACATAAACGCTCTCTCCTCATTCACACATCcatttctctccctcagccttgCTGTATATTCTGTCTCAATCCATCTCTCCATTCGTCCGTCTCTCTCCATATTTATATTCGCTCCCTACCTATCCATCACCTCATCTCTCCGTGTATTTATCCTCTCTCTAGCCATCCAGAGCTGTAGCTGGCTTGCTCACTCAGACGCAAATAACTCCTTGTATCTCTCCAGAGAGCCACAATGGGCACCGAGCTGGGTTATGTTTACAGGCGAAGAAGAGGGAGatcttattctctttctcaagTGTGTAAAACTAGTGGAGCTAACTCTAGGAAGcgaactgagggttcttggagggaaggggttgggggatggggtgagggggTGACAGGCACTAAGGACGGCACTTGAtttaatgaacactgggtgttgtaaacaacggatgaatcactaaattctgaaACCAAGAAtatactgcatgttaactaaatgaaatttaaattaaaaatttttaagtaaaaaaataagtaaaactagtGGAGTCCCTGAATTCCCCTGGCTGCCTCTtacccctctctccctcaccaccTTCCATCTCTTTCCCctac
This region of Mustela lutreola isolate mMusLut2 chromosome 15, mMusLut2.pri, whole genome shotgun sequence genomic DNA includes:
- the HOXB1 gene encoding homeobox protein Hox-B1, producing MDYNRMNSFLEYPLCNRGPSAYSAHSAHSAHSAPTSFPPSSAPAVDSYAGETRYGGGLPSPALQQNSGYPTPQPPSALGVPFPSSATSGYAPAACSPSYGPSQYYPLGQPEGDGSYYHPSSYGAQLGGLSDGYGTGGAGPGPYPPPQPPFGNEQTASFASAYAELLSEDKESPCPSEPSTPTARTFDWMKVKRNPPKTGRSQEWSPPLRGSKTGGCPQPGLGVPGYPAGKSAHTPASSSLHPVPAKVSELGLGAPGGLRTNFTTRQLTELEKEFHFNKYLSRARRVEIAATLELNETQVKIWFQNRRMKQKKREREGGRMPPAPPGCPREATGDASDQSTCTSPEASPSSITS